From a region of the Myxococcaceae bacterium JPH2 genome:
- a CDS encoding methylthioribulose 1-phosphate dehydratase — protein MSAEPAVAATLSEAAREIVDVGRFLSVRNFVPATSGNFSRRLDARTAAVTRSGVDKGELTESDVLVADIHAPPPKGSSAETPLHLQIYRERPEAQAVLHTHSVMSALLSSMLEGEGEIKLSNFELLKALGNTRTHETTVCIPIFPNDQDIPRLADKVTAVLAQRADLVAYLIAGHGLYAWGRDMAEARRHTVALEHLLTYELEKMKVRR, from the coding sequence ATGAGCGCCGAACCGGCAGTCGCCGCCACCCTGTCCGAAGCCGCCCGCGAGATCGTGGACGTGGGGCGCTTCCTCAGCGTGCGGAACTTCGTACCCGCCACAAGTGGCAACTTCTCGCGCCGCCTGGATGCACGCACCGCGGCCGTCACGCGCTCTGGAGTGGACAAGGGGGAGCTGACCGAGTCGGACGTGCTGGTGGCGGACATCCACGCCCCGCCGCCCAAGGGCTCCTCGGCGGAGACGCCGCTGCACCTGCAAATCTATCGCGAGCGGCCCGAGGCCCAGGCGGTGCTCCACACCCACTCCGTGATGTCCGCGCTGCTGTCCTCGATGCTGGAGGGCGAGGGTGAAATCAAGCTGAGCAACTTCGAGCTGCTCAAGGCCCTGGGCAACACGCGCACCCACGAGACGACGGTCTGCATTCCCATCTTTCCGAACGACCAGGACATCCCTCGGCTCGCGGACAAGGTGACCGCGGTGCTGGCCCAGCGCGCGGACCTGGTGGCGTATCTCATCGCGGGACATGGCCTGTATGCCTGGGGCCGCGACATGGCCGAGGCGCGCCGCCACACGGTGGCGCTGGAACATCTGCTGACCTACGAACTCGAAAAGATGAAGGTGCGTCGATGA
- a CDS encoding CBS domain-containing protein, with protein sequence MKVEDIMTRNPVTCMPDTSMRQAAKWMVEGDCGALPVVDSDGLPVGVITDRDITCRVVAQGRDPAALTVNDAMTPNAATVFGDTTVAQCLELMEAAQVRRMVVLDDDGTVCGMVALADIARSARPEQTATLLREVSLGTSSASQTG encoded by the coding sequence ATGAAGGTCGAGGACATCATGACCCGGAATCCTGTCACCTGCATGCCGGACACGAGCATGCGACAGGCCGCGAAGTGGATGGTCGAGGGCGACTGCGGCGCGCTGCCCGTGGTGGACAGCGACGGGCTGCCCGTGGGCGTCATCACCGACCGGGACATCACCTGCCGCGTGGTGGCGCAGGGAAGAGACCCGGCGGCGCTGACCGTGAACGACGCCATGACGCCCAACGCCGCCACGGTGTTCGGAGACACGACCGTGGCGCAATGTCTGGAGTTGATGGAAGCGGCGCAGGTGCGGCGCATGGTGGTGCTGGATGATGACGGCACGGTGTGCGGCATGGTGGCGCTGGCGGACATCGCGCGCAGCGCCCGGCCCGAGCAGACCGCGACGTTGTTGCGAGAAGTCTCGCTGGGGACCTCCAGCGCCTCGCAGACAGGCTGA
- a CDS encoding serine/threonine protein kinase — protein MADTLLEHPATDVGHEDTLLSSGSSHEAPLGTPSAAPRNTVLPRVEWKGAQPAVVPFARERFEEVRPLGQGGMGEVVLLQDHDIDRQVALKRMHPGADMDRVLRFVEEIRIVGQLDHPNIVPLHDVGVDERGRYFFVMKHLEGETLESIIARLRRGDPEAHARFPYTMRMQIFLGVLNAVSYAHRKGFIHRDLKPANIMVGPFGEVTVLDWGLARRVRSGPESVPPPLPVAMRHGSPPALPLPETTSPHTQQGTVMGTPLYMSPEQARGSHATLDVRSDIYSLSVVFHEFLCLRHYLEGRKSLEDIFKGVETVLPSMQDLHRTTNQPPVPAELAWFVVKGFYKDPAQRYGSVEEMVTSLQGVLDGRIQVHCQRTLLKNGLHRMLRVVDAHPVLVVLVTGALFSLGLASAVSLGMSLFTAMFR, from the coding sequence ATGGCCGACACGCTCCTGGAGCACCCTGCCACCGACGTGGGTCACGAGGACACGCTGCTGTCCTCGGGCTCCTCCCATGAAGCACCGCTGGGCACGCCGTCCGCGGCGCCGCGCAACACCGTGTTGCCGCGTGTGGAGTGGAAGGGCGCGCAGCCCGCCGTGGTCCCCTTCGCGCGCGAGCGCTTCGAGGAGGTCCGTCCCCTGGGCCAGGGAGGCATGGGCGAGGTCGTGCTGCTCCAGGACCACGACATCGACCGTCAGGTGGCCCTCAAGCGCATGCACCCGGGCGCGGACATGGACCGGGTGCTGCGCTTCGTGGAGGAGATTCGCATCGTCGGCCAGCTCGACCATCCGAACATCGTCCCGTTGCACGACGTGGGCGTGGATGAGCGCGGCCGGTACTTCTTCGTGATGAAGCACCTGGAGGGCGAGACGCTCGAGTCCATCATCGCGAGGCTGCGCCGAGGCGACCCGGAGGCTCACGCGCGCTTCCCGTACACGATGCGGATGCAAATCTTCCTCGGCGTGCTCAACGCCGTCTCCTACGCGCACCGCAAGGGCTTCATCCACCGGGACCTCAAGCCCGCGAACATCATGGTGGGCCCGTTCGGTGAAGTGACGGTGCTGGACTGGGGTCTCGCGAGGCGCGTGCGCTCCGGTCCCGAGTCCGTGCCCCCGCCGCTTCCGGTGGCCATGCGCCATGGCTCCCCGCCGGCCTTGCCCCTGCCGGAGACCACGTCGCCGCACACGCAGCAGGGCACGGTGATGGGGACGCCGCTGTACATGTCCCCCGAGCAGGCGCGCGGAAGTCACGCCACGCTGGACGTGCGCAGCGACATCTACAGCCTCAGCGTCGTGTTCCACGAGTTCCTCTGCCTGCGCCACTACCTGGAGGGCCGCAAGTCATTGGAGGACATCTTCAAGGGCGTGGAGACGGTGCTGCCCTCGATGCAGGACCTGCACCGCACGACGAACCAACCGCCCGTGCCGGCCGAGCTGGCGTGGTTCGTGGTGAAGGGCTTCTACAAGGACCCCGCGCAGCGCTACGGCTCGGTGGAGGAGATGGTGACGTCGCTCCAGGGCGTGCTGGATGGGCGCATCCAGGTGCACTGTCAGCGCACGCTCCTCAAGAACGGCTTGCATCGCATGCTGCGCGTGGTGGATGCGCACCCGGTGCTCGTGGTCCTCGTCACCGGCGCGCTGTTCTCGCTGGGGCTGGCCTCAGCGGTGAGCCTGGGCATGTCGCTGTTCACCGCGATGTTCCGCTGA
- a CDS encoding response regulator transcription factor gives MTASSPAILVVEDDPNLRLALRDNLEHQGGYVVEEATSVREAREHLSRRGFQLILLDVMLPDGDGYSLCRAMRDEGATVPVMMLTARTLEDDVVRGFESGAQDYLGKPYRLRELLARVGALVRRAGGVQAKTVRFAGYTLDLAGRRVEHPSGEAIELTRKEFDLLAFFIRERERALRRDEILDAVWGTDVVVDPHTVDNFVSSLKRKLRWNSASRFCLQTVRGVGYRLEVEGEGAAPA, from the coding sequence ATGACTGCTTCATCCCCCGCCATCCTCGTCGTCGAGGATGATCCGAACCTGCGGCTCGCGCTGCGCGACAACCTGGAGCACCAGGGTGGCTATGTCGTGGAGGAGGCGACCTCGGTGCGCGAGGCCCGCGAGCATCTGTCCCGGCGCGGATTCCAGCTCATCCTCCTGGACGTGATGCTCCCGGACGGGGACGGCTACTCGCTGTGCCGGGCCATGCGGGACGAGGGCGCCACGGTGCCGGTGATGATGCTCACCGCGCGGACGCTGGAGGACGACGTGGTGCGCGGCTTCGAGTCCGGTGCGCAGGACTACCTGGGCAAGCCCTATCGTCTGCGCGAGCTGTTGGCGCGCGTGGGCGCGCTGGTGCGCCGCGCGGGAGGCGTGCAGGCGAAGACGGTCCGCTTCGCGGGCTACACCCTGGACCTCGCCGGGCGCCGGGTGGAGCACCCGTCTGGCGAGGCCATCGAGCTGACGCGCAAGGAGTTCGACCTGCTGGCCTTCTTCATCCGCGAGCGGGAGCGCGCGCTGCGGCGCGACGAAATCCTCGACGCGGTGTGGGGGACGGACGTGGTGGTGGATCCTCACACCGTGGACAACTTCGTCTCCAGCCTGAAGCGCAAGCTGCGATGGAACAGCGCGTCGCGCTTCTGTCTTCAGACGGTGCGAGGCGTGGGCTATCGGCTGGAGGTGGAGGGCGAAGGCGCCGCGCCGGCGTGA
- a CDS encoding HAMP domain-containing histidine kinase: MTRRLLPTLIALVLGLAGLGVGLWSLQSIFIDERDDARAALRSQREALEQYARASLRQSLRRELEGVRHSLEAARWEPLLPATGLYLREHDEQLLPRLARFSPAKGAPAQDRYARLRAGTEVTKAGEGPWAERLALMKSVERALAVKGRTAATMQALGALFFHRTHYMLASSRDLPSLLLVVERVAAQGGLLPDVMRAMVREGWRGGPGSVGMEGLQRLLLLKRSKLTAADFQFLRERITTLSMRLGIPADDFEARAQELATAPLDLPEHIDGPVLARSGWYLEPDRGAIVRGVTVNVPAHLEALTREMRERGLLSEDGTVTLPGDEPVLLLASLPVSVESPLWARGEAALARRHALKSFMVGMCAVLAFVIAGLAFLAQHRKHRFLELKSDFVATVSHELRTPLASIRLLAETLEWRVAEGAGARDYPARIIREADGLGFLVENLLSFNRIDKGRWTPKLAPVRWDELLAGLRQDLEGWTQVPVSLSADVGDHGLNGDAQLLRLLLANLGRNACLYNTRDPVCLRVEVFPGGRLRFSDNGVGIPESEWEHVFDEFRRLPSVGRRDVPGSGLGLSLCRRIAALHGGSLRVAASSPEGTTFELSFPER, from the coding sequence CCAGCGCGAGGCCCTGGAGCAATATGCCCGGGCCTCACTGCGGCAGTCCTTGCGGCGGGAGCTGGAGGGCGTTCGTCACTCGCTGGAGGCCGCTCGGTGGGAGCCGCTGCTGCCCGCCACCGGGCTCTACCTGCGCGAACATGATGAGCAACTCCTCCCTCGGCTCGCGCGCTTCAGCCCGGCCAAGGGGGCGCCAGCGCAGGACCGCTACGCGCGGCTGCGCGCTGGCACGGAGGTGACGAAGGCCGGCGAGGGGCCCTGGGCCGAGCGCCTCGCGCTCATGAAGAGCGTGGAGCGCGCGCTGGCGGTGAAGGGCCGGACCGCGGCGACGATGCAGGCCCTGGGCGCGCTCTTCTTTCACCGAACGCACTACATGCTGGCCTCCTCTCGGGACCTGCCTTCGCTCCTGCTCGTGGTGGAGCGCGTGGCCGCCCAGGGGGGCCTGCTGCCTGACGTGATGCGGGCGATGGTGCGAGAGGGCTGGCGCGGCGGGCCGGGCTCGGTGGGGATGGAGGGGTTGCAGCGCTTGTTGTTGCTCAAGCGCTCGAAGCTCACCGCGGCGGACTTCCAGTTCCTCCGCGAGCGCATCACCACGTTGTCGATGCGCCTGGGCATTCCAGCTGATGACTTCGAGGCGCGCGCCCAGGAACTCGCGACCGCGCCCCTGGACCTGCCGGAGCACATCGACGGGCCCGTCCTGGCGCGGTCCGGCTGGTACCTGGAGCCGGACCGAGGCGCCATCGTGCGAGGCGTCACGGTGAACGTGCCCGCCCATTTGGAAGCGCTCACCCGCGAGATGCGGGAGCGAGGGCTCTTGAGCGAGGACGGGACGGTGACGCTGCCCGGGGATGAGCCCGTGCTCCTGCTTGCGTCGTTGCCGGTCTCCGTCGAGTCACCCCTGTGGGCGCGGGGTGAGGCGGCCCTTGCTCGGCGTCATGCCTTGAAGTCCTTCATGGTGGGGATGTGCGCGGTGCTCGCGTTCGTCATCGCGGGCCTGGCATTCCTGGCGCAGCACCGGAAGCACCGCTTCCTTGAACTCAAGAGCGACTTCGTCGCCACGGTCTCCCACGAGCTGCGCACGCCGCTCGCCTCCATTCGCCTGCTCGCGGAGACGCTGGAGTGGCGGGTGGCGGAGGGCGCGGGCGCCAGGGATTACCCCGCGCGAATCATTCGCGAGGCGGACGGTCTGGGCTTCCTGGTGGAGAACCTGCTGTCCTTCAATCGCATCGACAAGGGGCGCTGGACGCCCAAGCTCGCGCCGGTGCGCTGGGACGAACTGCTCGCGGGGCTGCGCCAGGACCTGGAGGGCTGGACCCAGGTGCCGGTGTCCCTGTCCGCGGACGTGGGCGACCATGGGCTGAATGGCGACGCGCAGTTGCTGCGCCTGCTCCTGGCGAACCTGGGGCGCAATGCCTGTCTGTACAACACGCGCGACCCCGTGTGCCTGCGCGTGGAAGTGTTTCCGGGCGGTCGCCTGCGTTTCTCGGACAATGGCGTGGGCATCCCCGAGTCCGAGTGGGAGCACGTCTTCGACGAGTTCCGTCGCTTGCCTTCCGTGGGCAGGCGAGACGTTCCAGGCAGTGGCCTGGGGCTCTCGCTCTGTCGACGCATCGCCGCGCTGCACGGCGGCTCGCTGCGGGTCGCCGCATCGAGCCCCGAGGGCACCACCTTCGAGCTGAGTTTTCCGGAGCGCTGA
- a CDS encoding cupin domain-containing protein translates to MHIRNVTEESSWFDVLLTGKRSQAAVMRLDPGGASSPAPLSNEGSDQVLLVLEGLVEVELQGETRLMRRGDMLLVPDGTPVRVVNAGDVEAVTFNVYGPPAYPTTEQVESLATSPSH, encoded by the coding sequence ATGCACATCCGGAACGTGACGGAAGAGTCCTCGTGGTTCGACGTCTTGCTGACGGGCAAGCGCTCGCAGGCCGCCGTGATGCGGCTGGACCCAGGTGGCGCCAGCAGCCCCGCTCCGCTGTCCAACGAGGGCAGCGACCAGGTGCTCCTCGTACTCGAAGGACTGGTGGAGGTGGAGCTGCAGGGAGAGACCCGCCTGATGCGGCGCGGCGACATGCTCCTCGTCCCCGACGGAACACCCGTGCGCGTCGTCAACGCAGGGGATGTCGAGGCGGTGACGTTCAACGTGTACGGTCCACCGGCCTACCCCACGACCGAGCAGGTCGAGTCGCTCGCCACCTCGCCGTCACACTAG